ACGGCATTGTTGACCTGCCTTTTGCTTTACCTACCGCAGTAGGCGGGATTGCCCTGACTTCTATTTACGCTGAAAATGGCTGGATCGGGCAGTACCTGGCGGAATGGGGGATCAAGGTAGCGTACACCCCCATCGGTATATGGGTTGCACTAACATTCATTGGTCTTCCTTTTGTCGTCAGAACCGTCCAGCCTGTTTTGCAGGATTGGGATTTGCAAATGGAGGAAGCGGCGGCTACGTTGGGCGCTACCCGATGGAATACATTTTGGCGGGTAGTTTTGCCGCATCTGTTACCGGCAATCATTACGGGTTTTGCGCTTGCCTTCGCCAGAGCCTTGGGGGAGTATGGCTCCGTCGTTTTCATCTCCGGGAACATGCCGTTGAAAACAGAGATTGTACCCCTTTTGATTATGACCAAGCTGGAGCAGTTT
The window above is part of the Brevibacillus brevis NBRC 100599 genome. Proteins encoded here:
- the cysT gene encoding sulfate ABC transporter permease subunit CysT — protein: MRKSLHNRGFLPGFGMTMGYTIIYLSLLVLIPLSVLFLKASTMSWEQFIGTIMDTRVLASIRVSIMTSFFAACLNAVFGVLVAWVLVRYQFAGKRIIDGIVDLPFALPTAVGGIALTSIYAENGWIGQYLAEWGIKVAYTPIGIWVALTFIGLPFVVRTVQPVLQDWDLQMEEAAATLGATRWNTFWRVVLPHLLPAIITGFALAFARALGEYGSVVFISGNMPLKTEIVPLLIMTKLEQFDYAGATAIATVMLVISFVMLLVINYLQWKINKFDAAR